In Apium graveolens cultivar Ventura chromosome 10, ASM990537v1, whole genome shotgun sequence, the following are encoded in one genomic region:
- the LOC141692943 gene encoding uncharacterized protein LOC141692943: MEGSLKEVKVEVIEATEESFKEYGQVIGPSPDGEEFGPHDAQLDLSRGTPRFYIMNLTGRSLKFGSITHHSSVTQCLGSIGGHTWYLGVAKSSILDPDQVTSDKGSNVVQAHAGHFYVPPAIEDVRVFRFSGSKFVKLNVGTWHAGPLFKPQEMAFYNLELSNTNVVDHTTHYFKTDDNVIFTFDE, translated from the exons ATGGAAGGGTCCTTGAAAGAAGTGAAAGTAGAGGTAATAGAAGCAACGGAGGAGAGTTTCAAAGAATACGGTCAGGTCATAGGCCCGTCACCTGACGGCGAAGAGTTCGGTCCGCATGACGCTCAGCTTGACCTCTCTCGTGGAACTCCTAG GTTTTATATAATGAATCTCACAGGTCGTTCGCTTAAATTTGGCTCCATAACACATCATTCTAGTGTGACTCAGTGCCTTGGTTCAATTGGTGGTCATACTTGGTATCTAGGAGTTGCCAAGTCCTCCATACTGGACCCTGACCAAGTTACCAGTGATAAGGGATCGAATGTTGTGCAAGCTCATGCTGGTCATTTCTATGTGCCGCCTGCAATTGAAGATGTTCGTGTTTTTCGATTTTCAGGTTCTAAGTTTGTGAAGTTGAATGTGGGTACTTGGCATGCTGGGCCACTATTTAAGCCCCAAGAGATGGCATTTTACAACCTTGAACTCAGCAACACTAAT GTTGTAGACCACACTACACATTATTTCAAGACTGATGACAATGTGATCTTCACATTTGACGAGTAG